A genomic segment from Limibacillus halophilus encodes:
- the tolQ gene encoding protein TolQ has product MEQQAIDSVTLGGSVVPHDFSVWALFLQADTIVKLVILLLLAASVWCWAIIIDKSMKLRRLKARANQFEETFWSGGSLEDLYDRMSDRPNDPMSAVFVSAMREWRRSIGRSLDSESARAGLRLRLERVMDIALGREMERLERHMIFLASTGSAAPFIGLFGTVWGIMNAFTSIAASKNTSLAVVAPGIAEALFATALGLVAAIPAVIAYNKLSNDMGRYAQRLENFAGEFSSILSRQLEDED; this is encoded by the coding sequence ATGGAACAACAAGCGATTGACAGCGTGACCCTCGGCGGGTCGGTAGTGCCCCACGACTTCTCGGTCTGGGCGCTTTTTTTACAGGCCGATACGATCGTCAAGCTGGTGATTCTCCTGTTGCTGGCCGCATCGGTTTGGTGCTGGGCCATCATCATCGATAAGTCGATGAAGCTGCGACGCCTGAAGGCACGCGCCAACCAGTTCGAGGAAACCTTCTGGTCTGGCGGCTCCCTGGAAGACCTCTATGACAGGATGAGCGACCGGCCCAACGATCCCATGTCGGCGGTCTTCGTTTCGGCCATGCGTGAGTGGCGACGCAGTATCGGGCGCTCGCTCGACAGCGAGAGTGCGCGTGCGGGCCTGCGTTTGCGCCTGGAGCGGGTGATGGACATTGCCTTGGGCCGGGAAATGGAGCGCTTGGAACGTCATATGATCTTTTTGGCTTCTACCGGTTCGGCGGCGCCGTTCATCGGGCTTTTCGGCACGGTTTGGGGCATCATGAACGCCTTCACCTCCATCGCCGCCTCGAAGAACACCAGTCTTGCTGTCGTGGCGCCTGGCATCGCCGAGGCGCTTTTTGCCACCGCACTCGGTCTGGTTGCCGCAATTCCAGCGGTTATCGCCTACAACAAGTTGTCGAACGACATGGGACGCTATGCCCAGAGGCTGGAGAACTTTGCCGGCGAATTCAGTTCGATCCTGTCCCGTCAACTTGAAGATGAGGACTGA
- the ybgC gene encoding tol-pal system-associated acyl-CoA thioesterase, translating to MTSESEAAGFRQDDWYCLPLRIYYEDTDAGGIVYYANYLRFAERARTEMLRHAGIEQQAFRAQNGLIFAVSSCQIHYRQPARLDDRIIVKTRVEAMTAARIKMQQEIWRDGDRLTDLEVWIVCLREDGRPARVPSMVKASLELFTREGKAD from the coding sequence ATGACCTCCGAATCCGAAGCTGCTGGATTTAGGCAAGACGATTGGTATTGCCTGCCATTGCGCATCTATTACGAGGATACCGATGCCGGAGGCATCGTCTATTACGCGAACTATCTGCGCTTCGCCGAGCGCGCGCGGACCGAGATGCTGCGCCATGCAGGGATAGAACAACAAGCTTTTAGGGCACAAAACGGCCTCATTTTTGCCGTATCAAGCTGTCAGATTCATTATCGCCAACCTGCGCGCCTCGATGACCGGATCATTGTTAAGACGCGGGTCGAGGCGATGACGGCGGCGAGGATAAAGATGCAGCAGGAAATCTGGCGCGATGGCGACAGGCTGACCGATCTTGAGGTGTGGATCGTCTGCCTGCGGGAGGACGGCCGCCCGGCGCGGGTGCCATCCATGGTAAAGGCGAGTTTGGAGCTGTTCACGAGAGAAGGGAAGGCAGACTAG
- the ruvB gene encoding Holliday junction branch migration DNA helicase RuvB, which yields MSEDRLVSREEQGDDTLDNGMRPLRMADFIGQKQLRENLQIFIEAARKRGDALDHVLLFGPPGLGKTTLAQIVAREMGVGFRATSGPVVARAGDLAAILTNLQPHDVLFIDEIHRLNPAVEEILYPAMEDFVLDLIIGEGPAARSVRIDLPPFTLVGATTRSGLITTPLRERFGIPLRLNFYQPEELRLIVERGTRVLGIEMDEEGALEVARRSRGTPRVAGRLLRRVRDFAAVAGDGRIDRKIADAALLRLGVDPRGLDAMDRRYLHCIADVYSGGPVGVETLAAALSEQRDVLEEVIEPYLIQQGLLQRTPRGRMLTRGGYEYLGLTPPKGLERNQYDLLDADETAVSEDGEDL from the coding sequence ATGAGCGAAGATCGGTTGGTTTCACGCGAAGAGCAAGGGGACGACACTCTCGACAATGGGATGCGGCCTCTGCGCATGGCCGATTTCATCGGTCAGAAGCAGTTGCGTGAGAATCTACAGATTTTCATCGAGGCGGCCCGCAAACGCGGTGACGCGCTGGATCACGTGCTGCTGTTCGGCCCTCCGGGACTTGGCAAGACGACGCTTGCTCAGATCGTCGCCCGTGAAATGGGCGTCGGCTTCCGCGCCACCTCGGGGCCGGTCGTCGCGCGGGCGGGTGACCTGGCGGCCATTCTGACGAACCTGCAGCCGCATGATGTGCTCTTCATCGACGAGATTCATCGACTCAATCCGGCGGTGGAGGAAATCCTCTACCCGGCGATGGAGGATTTCGTGCTGGATCTCATCATCGGTGAAGGTCCGGCGGCCCGCTCGGTTCGGATCGACCTGCCACCCTTTACACTGGTGGGGGCAACAACCCGCTCTGGTTTGATCACCACGCCCTTGCGCGAACGTTTTGGCATTCCTCTACGGCTCAACTTCTACCAACCCGAGGAACTACGGCTGATCGTCGAGCGCGGCACCAGGGTATTGGGTATCGAAATGGATGAGGAGGGCGCGCTTGAAGTTGCACGGCGATCACGGGGAACGCCGCGCGTTGCCGGGCGGCTACTCCGCCGTGTCCGAGATTTTGCGGCGGTGGCCGGCGACGGACGGATAGACCGAAAGATTGCCGATGCGGCCCTGTTGCGGCTGGGCGTCGACCCCCGCGGCTTGGACGCCATGGATCGGCGCTACCTACACTGCATTGCCGATGTTTACAGCGGCGGTCCAGTGGGCGTGGAAACATTGGCCGCAGCCCTTTCCGAGCAGCGCGACGTGCTGGAGGAAGTGATCGAACCCTATTTGATTCAACAGGGTCTGCTACAGCGAACGCCGCGAGGCCGCATGCTGACGCGGGGCGGTTATGAATACCTGGGGTTGACGCCGCCCAAGGGGTTGGAGCGCAATCAATACGATCTGTTGGACGCTGATGAGACGGCCGTCAGTGAAGATGGGGAGGATCTATGA
- the ruvA gene encoding Holliday junction branch migration protein RuvA, giving the protein MIGKLTGLVEGFDGDAVILDVNGVGYLVFASARTSGALPRGELRSLLIETHVREDHIHLYGFLDVAERDWFRLLLGVQGVGTRHALSILSVLSPEQLTQAVAAQDKASLTRASGVGPKLAGRLVLELKDKVTNMALGAAAQIGDSAAALPAGGLSGAAEDAISALVNLGYRRAEAFTAVAKAMKAQGKDSSVESLIRDGLKDLSA; this is encoded by the coding sequence ATGATTGGCAAGCTAACGGGCTTGGTTGAGGGTTTTGACGGCGATGCGGTGATCCTTGATGTGAACGGCGTCGGCTATCTGGTCTTTGCTTCTGCGCGCACCTCCGGCGCTTTGCCGCGTGGCGAGTTGCGTAGTTTGTTGATCGAGACCCACGTCAGAGAGGACCATATCCATCTCTACGGTTTCCTTGATGTCGCCGAACGCGACTGGTTCCGCTTGCTGCTGGGCGTGCAGGGTGTCGGCACCCGGCACGCGCTCTCGATCCTCTCGGTGCTGTCTCCCGAACAGTTGACGCAAGCAGTGGCGGCACAGGACAAGGCATCTCTCACCCGGGCCAGCGGCGTGGGTCCGAAACTGGCGGGGCGGCTTGTCTTGGAGCTGAAGGACAAAGTCACCAACATGGCGTTGGGTGCGGCAGCGCAAATCGGCGATTCTGCGGCAGCCTTGCCAGCGGGCGGGCTTTCCGGCGCAGCGGAGGACGCGATTTCGGCCTTGGTCAACCTGGGGTATCGCCGGGCGGAGGCTTTCACGGCGGTGGCTAAGGCGATGAAGGCCCAGGGCAAGGATAGCAGCGTCGAATCCCTGATACGTGACGGTCTCAAGGATCTATCGGCATGA
- the ruvC gene encoding crossover junction endodeoxyribonuclease RuvC — protein MRVLGLDPGLRRTGWGVIDAEGTRLVHVANGVITSDDKAELADRLVQLHRGIEAVMAAQEPDEAAVEVSLANKNPASTLKLGMARGIALLTPALAGLLVGEYLPMIVKKSVVGTGHATKEQVQMMVQRLLPGCEIKNADSADALALAICHAHNRETDRKWTRGGEDPLQMALAGRRRR, from the coding sequence ATGCGCGTCCTCGGATTGGATCCCGGCCTTCGCCGTACCGGCTGGGGCGTCATAGACGCCGAGGGCACGCGCTTGGTTCATGTCGCCAATGGTGTGATCACCTCGGATGATAAGGCCGAACTCGCTGATCGCCTGGTGCAGCTTCACCGGGGAATCGAGGCGGTGATGGCGGCGCAGGAACCCGACGAGGCGGCGGTCGAGGTGTCGCTCGCCAACAAGAATCCGGCCTCGACCTTGAAGCTTGGGATGGCACGGGGGATCGCACTCCTGACGCCGGCCCTTGCGGGCCTGCTTGTGGGTGAGTACCTGCCGATGATCGTCAAGAAGTCGGTCGTGGGGACGGGCCATGCCACCAAGGAGCAGGTGCAGATGATGGTCCAGCGATTGCTGCCGGGTTGCGAGATTAAGAATGCGGATTCAGCGGATGCGCTGGCGTTGGCCATCTGCCATGCGCATAACCGTGAAACCGATCGTAAGTGGACGCGCGGCGGTGAAGATCCCCTGCAGATGGCCCTAGCCGGGAGGCGACGCCGATGA
- a CDS encoding YebC/PmpR family DNA-binding transcriptional regulator, whose translation MAGHSQFKNIMHRKGAQDKKRAKIFARLAKEILVAAKSGLPEADKNPRLRLAIQNARAQNMPKDNIDRAIAKAVGGTDDSNYEEIRYEGYGPGGVAVIVEALTDNRNRTASEVRTIFAKNGGSLGETGSVAFNFERVGQIIYPLAAGDAESVFEAAVEAGALNAESSDGGHEITCAPEDFAEVRDALAESLGEPEEGGLAWKPTNTIPVEEEQAQTLFKLLDALDDNDDVQSVAANFDIADDVIQRLTA comes from the coding sequence ATGGCAGGTCATTCACAATTCAAGAACATCATGCATCGCAAGGGTGCGCAGGATAAAAAGCGCGCCAAAATATTTGCGCGGCTGGCGAAGGAAATTCTCGTGGCGGCGAAGTCCGGTTTGCCGGAAGCCGACAAGAACCCCCGGTTGCGCCTAGCGATCCAAAACGCCCGTGCGCAGAACATGCCCAAAGACAACATCGATCGGGCTATTGCCAAGGCAGTCGGCGGTACGGACGATTCAAACTACGAGGAGATTCGTTACGAGGGTTACGGCCCCGGCGGCGTTGCCGTCATCGTGGAAGCGCTGACCGACAACCGTAATCGCACCGCGTCCGAGGTGCGGACGATCTTCGCAAAGAACGGCGGCAGTTTGGGTGAGACTGGCAGCGTCGCCTTCAACTTTGAACGTGTCGGGCAGATCATTTATCCGCTTGCCGCCGGCGATGCGGAGAGTGTCTTCGAGGCTGCCGTGGAAGCGGGCGCACTCAATGCCGAAAGCAGCGACGGCGGCCATGAGATTACCTGTGCGCCGGAAGACTTCGCCGAAGTGCGTGATGCGCTGGCGGAGTCTTTGGGAGAGCCGGAGGAAGGTGGCTTGGCCTGGAAGCCGACAAACACCATTCCCGTCGAAGAAGAGCAGGCGCAAACCCTGTTCAAGCTCCTAGATGCTCTAGACGACAACGACGATGTGCAGAGCGTCGCCGCCAACTTCGACATTGCAGACGATGTGATACAGCGCTTGACGGCCTGA
- a CDS encoding EspF repeat-containing protein: MTCHGPLRPIWPMPTPSVQNRDSINIMRLSLAAYTIFRSLSCISTPGISR, translated from the coding sequence ATGACCTGCCATGGTCCCCTTCGTCCCATCTGGCCGATGCCGACGCCAAGCGTTCAGAATCGGGATTCCATCAATATCATGCGGCTGTCGCTCGCCGCTTATACCATATTTCGTAGTTTGTCGTGCATTTCGACGCCTGGAATATCACGCTGA
- a CDS encoding TIGR00282 family metallophosphoesterase, with product MRILFLGDIVGRPGRDAVAKHLPDLRRELKTDAVIANGENAAAGFGITEKICNELYAVGVDIITGGNHSWDQREALAFIQDQPKLLRPHNYPQGTPGRGVANYEIGRGRKLLVINVMGRLFMDPLDDPFASVEAVLSSVRLGATTNAILLDFHAEATSEKMAMGHFVDGKVSLCVGTHTHVPTADTMILPGGTAYQTDAGMCGDYDSVIGMDKGVPVQRFRRKLPTDRLSVASGEGTLCGLFVETDDSSGHAISAQPIRRGGKLQATPPLD from the coding sequence ATGAGAATTCTTTTCCTGGGAGATATTGTCGGACGTCCCGGCCGGGACGCCGTTGCCAAGCACCTCCCCGATCTTCGCCGTGAACTGAAAACCGATGCCGTGATTGCCAACGGCGAGAACGCGGCGGCTGGATTTGGAATTACCGAAAAGATCTGCAACGAACTTTATGCAGTCGGCGTCGATATCATCACCGGAGGGAACCATTCCTGGGACCAACGCGAGGCGCTGGCCTTTATCCAGGACCAGCCCAAGCTCCTGCGCCCCCATAACTACCCGCAAGGAACGCCTGGGCGTGGCGTGGCAAACTATGAAATAGGACGCGGGCGCAAGTTGCTGGTGATCAATGTCATGGGCCGCCTGTTCATGGACCCTCTCGATGATCCTTTTGCCTCGGTGGAGGCGGTGCTTTCCAGCGTGCGCCTGGGCGCGACTACAAATGCTATCCTGCTGGACTTTCACGCCGAAGCGACTTCGGAAAAAATGGCCATGGGTCACTTCGTTGACGGCAAGGTTTCGCTGTGTGTCGGAACCCACACTCACGTACCCACCGCGGACACGATGATCCTCCCCGGCGGTACGGCCTACCAAACCGACGCGGGGATGTGTGGAGATTATGATTCCGTCATCGGCATGGATAAGGGCGTGCCGGTGCAGCGGTTCCGGCGCAAGCTGCCAACAGACCGTTTATCGGTTGCCAGTGGCGAAGGCACGCTATGCGGCCTGTTCGTCGAGACCGACGACAGCAGCGGGCACGCCATCTCCGCCCAGCCGATACGCCGCGGCGGAAAGCTCCAGGCCACACCGCCGCTGGATTGA